In one Haloplanus salinus genomic region, the following are encoded:
- a CDS encoding NAD(P)/FAD-dependent oxidoreductase, producing the protein MTEIGVVGAGAAAAAAAYVVDGAVPDASITVLEKSGGLCGRAATRRRDDVTYDYGANYIKDDDERVLDLLDRFDDGLVEVEGGIDVFDRTGEVSDGRDDQERKFTYETGLTRLAKHLFGATEAAVHRRTRVEGIARTDGAWTLTDADGERWGPFDVLLLNPPAPQTAALLETADWTGAAREHLLDAVRGVEYRTIWTAVLGYPFELDVPYYALVNTDKEHEVGWISREECKPGHVPDGESVLIVQANHGWSVERYDADPEGNVADLAAHAAAIMDDERLADPAWTDHQGWRYALPEGGLRRGVRDAAEDAGLYCLGDWVAGEARIHAALRNGLETGERLVYGL; encoded by the coding sequence ATGACCGAAATCGGAGTCGTCGGCGCCGGGGCCGCGGCCGCCGCGGCCGCGTACGTCGTCGACGGCGCGGTACCCGACGCCTCGATCACCGTGTTGGAGAAGTCGGGCGGGCTCTGTGGTCGGGCGGCGACGCGCCGCCGCGACGACGTGACCTACGACTACGGCGCGAACTACATCAAAGACGACGACGAGCGGGTACTGGACCTCCTCGACCGCTTCGACGACGGCCTCGTCGAAGTCGAGGGCGGCATCGACGTCTTCGACCGGACCGGCGAAGTGAGCGACGGCCGGGACGACCAGGAACGGAAGTTCACGTACGAGACGGGGCTGACCCGCCTCGCGAAACACCTGTTCGGCGCCACGGAGGCCGCCGTCCACCGCCGTACGCGGGTCGAGGGGATCGCCCGGACCGACGGCGCGTGGACGCTGACCGACGCCGACGGGGAACGGTGGGGACCGTTCGACGTCCTCCTCCTGAACCCGCCGGCGCCACAGACGGCAGCGTTGCTGGAGACAGCCGACTGGACGGGCGCGGCCCGCGAGCACCTGCTCGACGCCGTCCGCGGCGTGGAGTACCGCACCATCTGGACGGCCGTCCTGGGCTACCCGTTCGAACTCGACGTTCCGTACTACGCGCTCGTGAACACGGACAAGGAACACGAAGTGGGATGGATCTCCCGCGAGGAGTGCAAGCCGGGACACGTCCCCGACGGCGAGTCCGTCCTGATCGTGCAGGCGAACCACGGGTGGTCGGTCGAGCGCTACGACGCCGACCCCGAGGGGAACGTCGCCGACCTCGCCGCGCACGCGGCGGCCATCATGGACGACGAGCGACTGGCCGACCCGGCGTGGACGGATCACCAGGGGTGGCGCTACGCGCTCCCGGAGGGCGGACTGCGCCGAGGGGTTCGCGACGCCGCGGAAGACGCCGGGCTCTACTGCCTCGGCGACTGGGTCGCCGGCGAGGCACGCATTCACGCCGCCCTCCGGAACGGGCTGGAGACGGGCGAGCGGCTGGTCTACGGCCTGTAG
- a CDS encoding CopD family protein codes for MATVDTAINAIHLVFAGLWAGSVLFVARAVVPAARDGDLDATPLRGFVGRFRTWSRVSSLALLLTGGHLAGTRYTAETLLGSTRGYLVIAMVVLWVVLSGLIEVGSSRLVDGLDERKVRSPARSATPFFTTATVAAVALLALGGVLL; via the coding sequence ATGGCGACCGTCGATACGGCGATAAACGCGATCCACCTGGTGTTCGCCGGATTGTGGGCTGGAAGCGTACTCTTCGTCGCACGCGCAGTGGTGCCTGCGGCCCGCGACGGTGACCTCGACGCGACGCCACTTCGCGGCTTCGTCGGTCGCTTCCGGACGTGGTCGCGCGTCTCGTCGCTGGCGCTGCTTCTCACCGGCGGCCACCTCGCCGGGACGCGCTACACCGCCGAGACGCTCCTCGGGTCGACCCGCGGCTACCTCGTGATCGCGATGGTCGTGTTGTGGGTCGTCCTGTCCGGCCTGATCGAAGTCGGGTCGAGCCGCCTCGTCGACGGCCTCGACGAGCGGAAAGTTCGGTCGCCCGCGCGGTCGGCGACGCCGTTCTTCACCACCGCGACGGTCGCGGCTGTGGCGCTCTTAGCGCTCGGCGGCGTCCTCCTGTAG
- a CDS encoding ArsR/SmtB family transcription factor, whose product MEKALWYLLAGTRGGRNRARIIRLLDERPRNANQLHEQLGIDYNSVRHHLDMLEDHDVIESGDQEYGRLYFLTDRFDRHREEFEEITEHV is encoded by the coding sequence ATGGAGAAGGCACTCTGGTACCTGCTCGCCGGGACACGCGGCGGCCGGAACCGCGCGCGGATCATCCGCCTGCTCGACGAGCGACCGCGAAACGCCAACCAACTGCACGAGCAACTCGGCATCGACTACAACTCCGTTCGTCACCACCTCGACATGCTCGAGGATCACGACGTAATCGAGAGTGGCGATCAGGAGTACGGTCGGCTCTACTTCCTCACCGACCGGTTCGACCGCCACCGCGAGGAGTTCGAGGAGATCACGGAGCACGTCTAA
- a CDS encoding TenA family protein — MTDVSDTFEAYAADHDDARFTDWLRERSQPDWSAAVDGRFVRELADGTVPDPAFRRYLEQDYAFVETLTGTFGHALGEAPSMAAKGRLADFLGTITGEENDYFERSFEALDGDPDADPDATTRAFVDLLERAARQGDYAETLAVLVPAEWVYETWATGIDDRPDAFHLDEWIELHATPAFVDFVAWLRAELDREGVAASARRQRRLDALFRRTVELERAFFEAPYGRDEG, encoded by the coding sequence ATGACGGACGTTTCCGACACGTTCGAGGCGTACGCCGCCGACCACGACGACGCCCGGTTCACCGACTGGCTCCGCGAGCGCTCCCAACCGGACTGGAGCGCCGCGGTCGACGGGCGGTTCGTCCGCGAACTCGCCGACGGCACCGTTCCTGACCCCGCATTCCGGCGGTATCTCGAACAGGACTACGCGTTCGTGGAGACGCTGACCGGCACCTTCGGCCACGCGCTCGGCGAGGCGCCGTCGATGGCCGCGAAGGGCCGCCTCGCGGACTTCCTCGGGACGATCACGGGCGAGGAGAACGACTACTTCGAGCGATCGTTCGAGGCGCTGGATGGCGATCCCGACGCCGATCCGGACGCCACGACGCGGGCGTTCGTCGACCTGCTCGAACGCGCGGCCCGGCAGGGCGACTACGCGGAGACGCTTGCGGTCCTCGTTCCCGCCGAGTGGGTGTACGAGACGTGGGCGACGGGGATCGACGACCGGCCGGACGCGTTCCACCTCGACGAGTGGATCGAACTCCACGCGACCCCGGCCTTCGTCGACTTCGTGGCGTGGCTCCGCGCGGAACTCGATCGGGAGGGGGTGGCCGCCTCGGCGCGGCGGCAGCGGCGACTCGACGCCCTGTTCCGGCGGACGGTCGAACTGGAGCGGGCCTTCTTCGAGGCGCCGTACGGGCGTGACGAGGGCTGA
- a CDS encoding MFS transporter → MSRTRSRVALAAVVYAVLLAQVLLYPGIDALVAALGADTALDASMWFLAVEFGAFVCFAVPWGVASDATGRRVPFVAASACLAAVGYALLALLPSVTGSFGVALVIRAFQGAATVGAFSLSMTMLMDLDGSHGRNMGATGIAIGLGTATGAPLGGLLYELGPLVPLYAASGILLAIAVTVPFVVDRAPAGGERPSPLAGLRRTPTLALPYAFGFVDRLTAGFFSLVGTLYFRTVFDLSPGATGLTLALFFAPFALLQYPFGVVSDRVGRTAPIVVGSALYGGAVILVGSVADLRAAQASMVLVGVLGALMAPATLALVTDLAAPTERGVAMAGFNIAGSFGFLAGILVGGFAADAYGYRMAFLLVGGLELALAAATLPAFLRLDVGQGRIGEV, encoded by the coding sequence GTGTCTCGGACTCGGAGCCGCGTCGCGCTGGCCGCCGTCGTCTACGCCGTGTTGCTGGCACAGGTGTTGCTCTACCCCGGCATCGACGCGCTCGTCGCGGCGCTGGGCGCCGACACGGCGCTCGACGCGAGCATGTGGTTCCTGGCCGTCGAGTTCGGCGCGTTCGTCTGCTTCGCCGTCCCTTGGGGGGTGGCGAGCGACGCCACCGGCCGCCGCGTCCCCTTCGTCGCCGCGAGCGCCTGCCTCGCCGCCGTCGGCTACGCCCTCCTCGCTCTCCTCCCGTCCGTGACGGGGTCGTTCGGCGTCGCGCTCGTCATCCGCGCGTTCCAGGGGGCCGCCACCGTCGGCGCCTTCTCGTTGTCGATGACGATGCTCATGGACCTCGACGGCTCGCACGGCCGCAACATGGGCGCGACGGGCATCGCCATCGGCCTCGGGACGGCGACGGGCGCCCCACTCGGCGGCCTGTTGTACGAACTCGGGCCGCTCGTCCCGCTGTACGCCGCGAGCGGGATCCTCCTCGCCATCGCCGTCACCGTCCCCTTCGTCGTCGACCGGGCGCCGGCGGGCGGGGAGCGACCCTCCCCGCTGGCGGGCCTGCGGCGGACGCCGACGCTCGCGCTCCCTTACGCCTTCGGCTTCGTCGACCGCCTGACTGCCGGCTTCTTCTCCCTGGTCGGCACGCTCTACTTCCGGACCGTCTTCGATCTGAGCCCGGGCGCGACCGGGCTGACGCTCGCCCTCTTTTTCGCACCCTTTGCCCTCCTGCAGTACCCGTTCGGCGTCGTCTCGGATCGGGTCGGCCGGACGGCCCCCATCGTCGTCGGCTCGGCGCTCTACGGCGGGGCGGTGATCCTCGTCGGCTCCGTGGCCGACCTCCGCGCCGCGCAGGCGTCGATGGTGCTCGTGGGCGTCCTCGGCGCGCTCATGGCGCCGGCGACGCTAGCACTCGTGACCGACCTCGCCGCGCCGACGGAGCGCGGCGTCGCCATGGCGGGGTTCAACATCGCCGGGAGCTTCGGCTTCCTGGCCGGCATCCTCGTCGGCGGGTTCGCGGCCGACGCCTACGGCTACCGGATGGCGTTCCTGCTCGTCGGGGGCCTCGAACTCGCCCTGGCGGCGGCGACGCTCCCGGCGTTTCTCCGTCTCGATGTCGGGCAGGGGCGGATCGGCGAGGTGTAA
- a CDS encoding molybdopterin-dependent oxidoreductase, with amino-acid sequence MDRQALYSGLIRATVALAGGVAAVAGSYLVVGDSPAFVATPIANATVTLAPAALVTFAITVLGDLGSELAYWSGLAATAVALGGVVALARIAVRRLDRPLVAPLGVGVGVAVVGIALSASTASAVGGAVGAALVSTVVDLRGSDGRAAAGGPDDSRRAVLSGAVAVVFGLLALGGRRVLATDRGDDDQVPIPDDVAAMLDDARAKSFDVEFLEPLVSDHFYTVDIANVDPAPAREDWSVRIHGAVGEETTYAFADVDAMKHEHRFETLRCVGESLNGRKMDTAVWTGVPLMDLLDPADLQGEYVMLRAADGFYEEFPVDALETGFLAVGMNGRPLPREHGAPARALIPGHWGEINVKWLTEIEILDEPATGYWEERGWHGTGPVNTVAKLWAENHLDDGRVEVAGPAYAGTRGVERVEVSVDGGTTWTDADLSEPLPSDDVWRQWVYRYDPPDGEHEVVVRATDGLGTLQPEDEQRAYPSGPSGWVSRTVDPGSS; translated from the coding sequence ATGGATCGACAGGCGCTGTACAGCGGTCTCATTCGGGCGACGGTCGCTTTGGCAGGTGGCGTCGCGGCCGTCGCCGGCTCCTACCTCGTCGTGGGCGACTCGCCGGCGTTCGTCGCCACACCCATCGCCAACGCCACCGTGACGCTCGCACCCGCCGCGCTCGTCACGTTCGCCATCACCGTCCTCGGTGACCTCGGGAGCGAACTGGCGTACTGGAGCGGGCTGGCGGCCACCGCCGTGGCGCTGGGGGGAGTCGTCGCCCTCGCACGGATCGCCGTTCGCCGGCTGGACCGCCCGCTCGTCGCGCCACTCGGCGTCGGCGTCGGCGTCGCCGTCGTCGGCATCGCGCTCTCGGCGTCGACCGCCTCCGCCGTCGGCGGGGCCGTCGGGGCGGCGCTGGTTTCGACCGTCGTCGACCTCCGTGGGTCCGACGGACGAGCGGCCGCGGGCGGCCCCGACGACTCGCGACGGGCGGTGCTTTCCGGCGCCGTCGCCGTCGTTTTCGGCCTCCTCGCGCTCGGCGGGCGGCGGGTCCTCGCGACCGATCGGGGGGACGACGACCAAGTCCCTATCCCCGACGACGTGGCCGCCATGCTCGACGACGCCCGGGCGAAGTCCTTCGACGTCGAGTTCCTCGAGCCGCTGGTGAGCGATCACTTCTACACGGTCGACATCGCGAACGTCGACCCCGCCCCGGCGCGCGAGGACTGGTCGGTGCGGATTCACGGTGCCGTCGGCGAGGAGACGACGTACGCGTTCGCGGACGTCGACGCGATGAAGCACGAACACCGGTTCGAGACGCTTCGCTGTGTCGGCGAGTCGCTCAACGGACGGAAGATGGACACCGCCGTCTGGACGGGCGTCCCCCTGATGGATCTGCTCGATCCCGCGGACCTCCAGGGCGAGTACGTCATGCTCCGCGCCGCCGACGGCTTCTACGAGGAGTTCCCGGTCGACGCCCTCGAAACCGGCTTCCTCGCCGTCGGGATGAACGGCCGGCCGCTCCCCCGCGAACACGGCGCGCCGGCACGGGCGCTCATTCCCGGTCACTGGGGCGAGATAAATGTCAAGTGGCTTACCGAAATCGAGATTCTGGACGAACCGGCGACGGGCTACTGGGAGGAGCGAGGGTGGCACGGCACCGGCCCGGTCAACACGGTGGCGAAGCTCTGGGCGGAGAACCACCTCGACGACGGGCGGGTCGAAGTCGCCGGGCCGGCCTACGCGGGCACCCGCGGGGTCGAACGTGTCGAGGTGTCGGTCGACGGCGGGACGACGTGGACCGACGCCGACCTCTCGGAGCCCTTGCCCAGCGACGACGTGTGGCGGCAGTGGGTGTATCGCTACGACCCACCCGACGGGGAACACGAGGTGGTCGTCCGGGCGACGGACGGCCTCGGCACCCTCCAGCCCGAGGACGAGCAGCGGGCGTACCCCAGCGGGCCGAGCGGGTGGGTGTCGAGGACGGTCGACCCCGGGTCGTCGTGA
- a CDS encoding MATE family efflux transporter, protein MGGRPLDTVAGLLDRAGVIDPRRFRETFDLSWPRVVTGLAIMSKSTVDLAMVGWDVGTAAVAGLAFANAYWQVGKFLGIGLAGGTVTLVSQAYGGENTARASAAVAVSLVFTLLIAAPIALLYATAAPELVAVLGSEPEPLRHAATYLALVAPALLFEFPNLIASRTYAGVGDTVTPMIVRAGGALANVGFSAALIFGAGLGVAGAAIGTSLATGVIALVFAWGLAGRSYFGHGACPVAVTPDTLRYDGFVPLSRRLLRVSAPLMARRTAEMLVAFPLLAIAATFGPAVVAAYEVARRIRTLTDSFSWGFSIAASTLVGQRLGAGDEADAEAYARAIVRLSATVYVLAATVLIALSPWLAGAFVSDPAVVATAAPFVAVAGVSVVFLGVDGSATGTLRGAGDTQYPFVTSLVGRYGCALPVAALGLVTPLGVTALLGAMVVETFVPAVLNVRRVRSNRWKAIGRAHVAAGD, encoded by the coding sequence ATGGGTGGCCGACCGCTCGACACCGTCGCCGGCCTGCTGGACCGCGCCGGCGTCATCGATCCCCGGCGCTTTCGCGAGACGTTCGACCTCTCGTGGCCGCGGGTCGTCACCGGACTCGCCATCATGTCCAAATCCACGGTGGACCTCGCGATGGTCGGGTGGGACGTCGGTACCGCGGCCGTCGCCGGCCTCGCCTTCGCCAACGCCTACTGGCAGGTGGGGAAGTTCCTCGGCATCGGCCTCGCGGGCGGGACGGTCACGCTCGTCTCACAAGCGTACGGCGGCGAGAACACCGCGCGAGCGAGCGCCGCAGTCGCCGTCTCGCTCGTTTTCACGCTCCTGATCGCCGCGCCGATCGCCCTGCTCTACGCCACCGCCGCCCCCGAACTCGTGGCCGTCCTCGGCTCCGAGCCCGAACCGCTCCGTCACGCCGCCACCTACCTCGCCCTCGTCGCCCCCGCGCTCCTGTTCGAGTTCCCGAACCTGATCGCCAGCCGGACCTACGCCGGCGTCGGAGACACCGTGACCCCGATGATCGTCCGCGCCGGCGGCGCCCTCGCCAACGTCGGCTTCTCCGCCGCGCTCATCTTCGGCGCCGGCCTCGGCGTCGCGGGTGCCGCCATCGGCACGTCGCTCGCGACGGGCGTCATCGCCCTCGTCTTCGCGTGGGGGCTCGCCGGGCGCTCCTACTTCGGCCACGGTGCCTGCCCCGTCGCCGTCACCCCCGACACCCTCCGCTACGACGGGTTCGTACCCCTCTCCCGCCGGCTGCTGCGGGTGTCGGCGCCGCTGATGGCCCGCCGCACCGCCGAGATGCTCGTCGCCTTCCCCCTCCTCGCCATCGCCGCCACCTTCGGGCCGGCCGTCGTCGCCGCCTACGAGGTGGCCCGGCGGATCCGCACGTTGACCGACAGCTTCTCGTGGGGCTTCTCCATCGCCGCGAGCACGCTCGTCGGTCAGCGTCTCGGCGCGGGCGACGAGGCCGACGCCGAGGCGTACGCGCGGGCTATCGTCCGTCTCTCCGCGACGGTGTACGTCCTCGCCGCGACGGTCCTGATCGCGCTATCGCCGTGGCTCGCGGGCGCGTTCGTCTCCGACCCCGCGGTGGTCGCGACGGCCGCGCCGTTCGTCGCCGTCGCCGGCGTCAGCGTCGTCTTCCTCGGCGTCGACGGCTCCGCGACCGGGACGCTCCGCGGCGCCGGCGACACGCAGTACCCCTTCGTCACCTCCCTGGTCGGTCGCTACGGCTGTGCGCTTCCCGTCGCCGCCCTCGGCCTCGTTACGCCCCTCGGCGTGACGGCGTTACTCGGGGCGATGGTCGTCGAGACGTTCGTTCCCGCCGTCTTGAACGTACGGCGCGTTCGCTCGAACCGCTGGAAGGCCATCGGGCGGGCGCACGTCGCGGCAGGGGACTAG